The following is a genomic window from Solanum lycopersicum chromosome 6, SLM_r2.1.
cCGTACTAATGCATAGTTGTGTCTATGTTGTCTCATAATATAGGGTCTAATAGTTCTCCTCCTTGACGTGCTTAGATTAGGATTGCTCAGCTTTCATCATTTGGATTGGTGAGTGGTAGTGATTTGATGACAAAGTCATGGAAAATTTTATTGAGCTTTATTATCTTTTCAGTTTCAGATTATGGTCATGACTTAGGAGTTTGTCCTAGTCATATCAATGATGGTTGAAGGCTTATGGCAGACTTagtatttttcacatttttttatatactcGTTGGTATTGTTTAGGTCACCTTATGATTCGAGATTTATATTGACTATATCTGTTAAATTATACTCTctcaatttaaaaaagaatgactctatttcctttttattatgttttaaagaTAATgaccaaattttcttttttgacaacactttaactttaactttttaagtgacatgtttaagaccacaaaattaaagagaattttggtaaatttaacataactttaatttagaaccacaagattaaaaagtcttctttcttttcttaaactccgttccaaaTCAAACTAGaccattctttttaaaacggagggagtatttcAATACATCATGTTTATGTCAATTGACTTGTTTAGAATTTCTCGGGATCTTATTTTCCATGTCACGTCTAGGTTGTACTTTGAAtcgtgataaacttggtataTATAGGGACTGGTTTTAGAAAAaggtcctaggatgtctgacAAATCACGTCAAGTAGAGTCTTATTCATGAGTGTGAAAAATAccacatttatgaatatgaGGCTACAAGATGTTTGGGAAGCTTCACTTCATTCAATAGTGTTctttattaatttgaaaatttgttatcgcaaatatttattagaaaaatatataaatacgtattttttgtaactttttttttatatttgaaagataaattaatcataaatgAAATATGAAGAAGCAAGAATATTTTGACGTTAAATCAAATTAGTGCAATTTTGTTCCTCCCCTGATTCTTCTCACATAAAATTTATTCACGTTTCGAGGACCGTTAGTTGCGTAGTTCTCAAATTatgatgatttaaatttttccatGATTCGAGAGACATTACTGGTGTATTTATTTAACTATGATGATTTGAATTTGATCTCCATAATTCGAGGGACCGTTTGTTTATTTCTCGAACTAGGACGATTTAGACTTTTGATATCCACAATTTAAGGGTTGTTAGAATTTACTGGAACTAGGATGACTTGTAATTTATCTCAATTGATCTTTGtgaatatttcatgaatttgtgaaatattttaGATCATTTTTTAGAAAGACATTGATTGATATCTTCATAATCTATTTGAGAATACCCAAGAATGTATGAGATATATaagatcttgatttttataAATAGCTAGAGCTTACGGGATATTTTCAGATCCTTGACCTCCAATGATCTTTGTGAATATTCCATAAACTATCTCTCTCTATTAAACCTCTCTGTCATCATCACAGTAATcattaaaaatctatttcaaaACTGACAACTTCATCTGAGGGATAGTAAGGTTCATCACCAACTGGCTTGCCTTCTTAATTGTTTCTGTTACCACCTATAAATTCATCATACCCAACAActagctcttttttttttttaatgtttttaactTTACATGATCAAGCATAGAGCTCTTTCTCTCGTTTTCCTTCTCTTTCTTCTACTATTTTCCTTTCTAAAAGTTCTTGGCTCTTTATCTACATCACTCTTATCAAATTGTCCATTCAATGATTCTCTATTTGAATTTGTTCATTAGAAGAAAGGATTGGGTCAAGGGTTGGATCAGTAGAATGATGGAAAGAGTCAAGAGTTACATCAATATAAGGATAGATAGAGGTTGGAGTTTGATGAGTAGAAGGAAGAGTATTTGGAGCAGTAAAAGAGTGTATAGAAGAAGATGTAGTTGAATTGACAGGGGCATGGGTAGGACTAGAGTTTGAAACATTTTCTTGGGCCACATTTGTTGGTTCTAATTCTGCATCAAAAGATGCATTAGGCCCATTGATTTTAGATGCTCCCTCTCTTCGAGTTGCTCTATTTTATCTATATTTCAGTTAAGGTGGACTAAAATGGGACCTGCAATCAAGTGACACACAAATGCCTTCGAAATATCTCCACTACTCAAACATTCAACAATTAAATTAGTATCCTAGTCTgacttaatttataatatagcAACACTTTTAAGCAGTTTCACAAATAGCATGCATTGTCTAGGTTCATATCAGAACTTTTTCCCATAATCCCTCaattcaaaataagaaaatctatCTATATCAACATCTAAAAAATTAGTAATTTCTCCATCATGATTGTAtctcatttttctcttcttcgTAACACCACTATGGTAAAATCTCAAAGTAACCAATTCAAACCACATTTAATCTGAAAACAATATTAATAGTTGGCCCTCAACAATGACAAAATACATACATCAACAAAGGCGAATTATGTGAATGAAATACtgtaaacttgaaaaaaaaattaaagacaaaataaccCTAGGCTAACTAGTCTGAACTATTAAGTAACCAACTCTTAAAGATGTCTGACCGACCTTTCACAAATGAAGACGACGACACAATAGATGCTCCACCAAATCCTAATTACCACCACTTTTCTTGTACCAAATGATGAACTCCTCGATTATAGCCACCAAGTTTCTGCAAGCATGAAAGTGAAACCTGGATTAAATGATTAACACAAAGGATGACTCAAAAACACTATATGATTGAAGAAATCTTTAGTTATTTGTTCGATTTACGATCGTAATTCTCAATTAGATTTTGGTATTCTTAGAAAAAGTAAATGGGTGGGTCAAGTAAATTGAATTGGGTTGGGGGTCATTTAATACGTGGCTTCACTAGGAGGCGAATGACTTTCACCCTATACGTAATGGCCTGGGTTGGGTGACCGAAGGGATGATTAAATACACTTTTGAGTAGTTAAGACATGTAATAGGTCAACCCTAATAATAAAAACGCTTGACTTTTGACTAATGATCCCTTTCTTCCACAACTAATGAGAGTAAAGAGATACAAATGTAAAGTTCACCAATGGACATAACATAATGtgacatataaatatttttattaatattaaaatgtcacaccaacaattaataatatagaGAAAAAACTATTACAAGAGAATTACTGAATATGATTTGAATATGTGATTTACGATCATGATTTTAAtcttaagttttttaaaaaacaagagTTGggattttcaaattgtatttttaattttattaaatgtaaACGCTCACTAATAAGTTTATAAATTTCGGGGAAAAGATCTTtttaaatttcacaaaaaatatttatgctcGACATTAGAATTGACCATCTCATATGAATGaattatactgaataataataataataataataatattaattatattattattattattattattattatttgactaGTGTTctatattcattttaaaatttgtcattataaaaaatatttaatttattagaaatatacataaatacgtatgtttgtaatatatttttaaatatatggaaaataaattaaccataaacaaaatatgaagaaataagaattttttttggtaaaatcaAATGAGTACAATTTTGTTCCTTTCTTGATTTCACTCTCCTAAGATTTATCCATAATTCGAGAGTCATTGGTGacgtatttctcgaactaggatgatttaaatttttccgtGATTTGAGGGCCGTTAGTGGTCTATTCcttgaaataaaatgatttgaacTTAATCTCGATAATTTGAGGgtcgttatatatatatatatatatcaaataaggATGATTTAGACTTTTGATCTCTATAATTTGAGGGTCATTAGAGGTGTATTTCTCGAACTAGGTGATTTGAAATTTATCTTCATGATCCTTTtgaatatttcatgaatttgtgAAATATTCTAAATTTCTTTGACTAGACAATATTTGATTTCTTCATGATCTATTTGAGACAATATTTGATATCTTCATGATTTCTTTGAGAATATTCAATAGTATATGAGATATTCGAGATCTTGATCATTGTAAACACTCCACATGGGATATTTTCACAATTATCTGATCTTCAATAATCTTTGTGCATATTCCATGCCTTTAAGgaatattatgtatatagtataaattttcaatatctacaacgtaaaaatatttgagtattttgttgaaatatataactttttccTTTAGTAAAGATAATATaagaattgtttttttaaaaaaaattattaatcttcacaatttataattttcttatgaaatattttaaatttcatttaccAACTTCAAAACTAATTTGGAATATGTGGGCTAGGATTGTAAGCCAACTTgtcaaaaactcaaaaattagtCTGAGTTTGAATGAAGTTAAACTTGTATGGTATTTGTATAAGTTAAGGTCAAAAAAGGTATGCTTGAAACTTAAATATATGACGTCATCTATAATGGACCCTACCTAAAATAAAACGGCTCTTCTCACCCAACTATATCATCACGTAATCCCCGAGCACTGGAATGGCGCGTAAATATCATGTGCCCTTTTAAAACCTAAATTCACCCTACTATTCACCTATAATTTCCAAACTACCCTTCCAACGTCCCTATAAATATATTCCTTCCCCACATAACACcttcttcatagttcatcatacCTACCTTCACTCATCTTCATAATAGTATCTGTTTTTGTTTTACTGAACTGGCTAACTCTCAGTTAACTCTGGAGGAAACAACAAACAAAGGGGTGGTGCTCGCCCTGTATGAAGCCTTGAGCTCACACGACGTCGTTCAGGTCCAGAAACTCCTGGCCTCCGACCTTGAGTGGTGGTTCCATGGTCCTCCTTCTCATCAATTTTTGATGCAAATACTCACCGGTACTGCTAAATTCGATAACGCCtcttttcaatttcttcatAAAACCATTGACGTATTCGGCTCCGTGGTTCTCGTGGAAGGCTGTGACCCGACCCGATCTATTACTTGGGTTCACGCCTGGACTGTTACGGATGGGGTAATTACCCAGGTTAGGGAGTATTTCAATACCTCACTTACTGTAACCCGTTTTCGGAAGAAAAACCAATCCGATATTTCCTCTATTACGCCTCTGCATTGTCCCTCTGTTTGGGAGAGTAGCTTACCTAATCGGGTCGGTAAATCTGTTCCGGGTCTTGTATTGGCTCTATAAGAAAATTGTGCTGCCGTTTCTCTTGTGTCTGATAGGATGTAAGATTAACACGGCTGGTTTGAGATTCTGTTGccgtttggtttgatttttttgttaagttGGGATTTGTGTTTGTTTAATTATGATTGAGTTAAGGAAGGGGCCAATGATAATTGGGTATACCTTCCGATTGTTGTCTAATTATGTAATGGTTTGCAATAAAAAGCTTTGTGATTGGCTGTTTACAAAATgtgtatatttttcaatttggtATTGCTTCTTCTTTTCAACGAATCACGATGGATACACTCGAAACATTTTTTCGTTAAAAAGCAAATCTTATTATTAACGTcaaattagaatttttattatgaGATTTAATATAGTTAAAAGAGGTtttaaatctatatatatatatgaagtataatTTTGTGTCCGTCCCTACCTGGAACAGTAGGAGGAGGAACAATATATTTAAGAGGTATCTTTTGCTTGCTTAGGATAGATTCACATCATGCTTTGCTTTCCCCACTATATAGGTAGGTAATAGGAAGGCATATGCTCTATTCCTTTATAACTTGGCCAAAAAAAAGATCAAAGAGTATAATACACacttttttatttgctatacaAGAATAACTTGATTTTTCCATCTAAGTATAAACACCAAAATTTTCACTGCAATTTTAATTAGGATTTGATAATGTATTTTCAATTTCAGTTAGATATTTTGaaaactatttaatttaaaacctaGCTTATTTCTTCTAACAGTCATttcaaaatatatcataaactcttagatatttatataaatttaagatcTTAAATATCGCATAAATTATATGtcattaataatcaaaatacttcaacaaGGATCATAAATTCTTTGGTAAGAATAAAGTCCAAATCATCCTAAATTAAGATGTGGGCTACACACTTATGtttcttatatatttctttatattttatttgaaagaacgttaaattaaatttactcGAGAAAACGAAGTCTAAAGTTTTTGGTAGTAACACATTTGATTAAGAAAACAGTATAGTTaacttcttttaattttatttattataaaataagtaaGTTCACTTATGTTTAACTTCTTTGTAATAAAATATACTAGAAAAAAAAGTTACGATAAGAagttttagataattttttgaGCAACTTTCACGTATAgcaaatacaaaaatcatatttatatgctaTAATTATAGTTTACTTAATTATGTTCCATAACAAactttatgtttgctatgactATTTCGCTATGCATATACAAATGAAGATGGTTATTTTGCTacctatatatacaaaagaagtaATTGTATAATCTGTTTCGATATACATgtacaaaagaatcaattatataatttgtgtttgtataaaacgagaaacaGAGAAAGACAAGAAAAAATTGTGCAGGGAAAGatcgtatttgtataattataagtgtataggacgaaaatatatgcatttgtatttgtatatacaattctctctcactttatacaaacacaaacacgatgtatacatttatatttgtataaagtgagaaagaTGAGTgaaagtggcgagcgagatgTTGGAGTAATCTGAATACCTAGGAATCTCCGGGATATGGTGCGTAACATACAGTCTCAATCTAATCAAGAATCGCTCCAACATTTAAACATACTAATTCGGTCACTCATGGACTTGTAATAATTACATCACAAGAAATAAATTTTGACTAACTCATGGGATCAACACGCAAAAGCACACAAACATGTATCAAGGCATGGTATCTAAATCAATCGGTTGATATTCCATTGTAGGTGTGGTAGCTGAGCAAATTGAAAGTCACAAACATTACAACAATCACTAccacaatgaaaaaaaaactcatactAGTAAAATAAACAAGTATTTAAGACAATCCAATGAATGAGAATGATGACCAAAAATCCTTAACATTCATTCTCTTTTTCGGTTCGCCCTAAACTTCACTTCGCTCAGATTCATTCGAGCCTAGCCTAGTCTAACATTTTCAATTCCTCAACCCCAAAATTCTCACCCAATTCCTTTTAGGATTAGCCCATGCATAACGGCAGAATAGGTCATTACATCAACAGTGgtattgaaaaatttatttatgcaaGTTTCCCCGATTAGTAATACTAATCTTCATGATAAAACAAGTCGTTTGAATTAGCttatttttaagtgtttttagGTTTTAAGCATTTTTTAAGTTAtggaaatgataaaaaattgtgTTTAAGCATATTCAcatttagggtgtgtttggtataaaggaaaacaatttatgaaaaatgtttttaaattttctcatGATTGGTTGGATCaaatttttccaaatcaacgcactttcttcaaatttaagaaaaatgacttcccttcaaaacataagaaaataattttccaaaactctcttccaacCTCTCCTACCTACCCACCCTACCAGCCCCCAACCCACCCATCTCTaccagcccccccccccctaaaaaatttaatttaattttttaaaaatatttttaacttcaatttttttttcacccctacTCTCAACCCACCCACCCACCGCCTACCATCTCCCATCCcccaaaaaaacaatttaagttcttttttgaaaatattttaaacttcaaaaattcattttttcaaccCTATCCTCgaccctccccccccccccctcctctaaaaaaaattgtaagtttatttttaaaaaatattttaaacttcaaaatttcatttttttactcCTACCCTCGACCCCCACCTCAGCCGACTAGCCCCCTACTAGCCCCACCCCCACTAGCCCTGTACGagtcctccccccccccccccccctcccaaaaaaaatatataattattttttaaaaaataaaattaatattatttttgttaaaaaaattcaacttcaaattttaattttttttcacccTACCCTtaaactcccccccccccccccagaaaaaaaatttaagtttgttttttttaaaaaaattcaacttcaaaaattattttctactccaacaaaaataaaagatatttctcaaaaaccaaacactataatattttctacttaccaaccaaacatgaaaaaataagtcaaatatctacttgttttttcagaaaaacattttccatcatatcaaatacACCCTTAGTCCAAAAATTTTTCTAAAtaagacaaaattaaaagtaaGATACCGTTTACttataacttttaacttttgacttatAAATTAGGTACTTTTTATAAGTCAATTCAATCCGGCCCTAAATGTATAACTAGTTATCATCAAAATTGCATAGATTTGGGTATTTGTTAGTTTTTACACTGAGGAGATAACTTTCCaaattatatgtaaaatataaatgaactaattaattataGTAAGAACAGGAATAgcatatgtaaataaatatagtttgtTCCTTAGTAGTCAAAACTTGGATAAGTTTTCTATCTTTGGCTGTGCTTCATTAACATCATATTCTTTGAATCTTGTCTACTAGCAACCTTTAGTTGGTATGATGTAATAATATGAATAgtctattcaattttatttttttaaagttgattAGATAGGTGGAACAATATcataataatttgatttgaaacaACATCCAAACTGTTTGTGCCTGGCCAGTCATATTCCAAGTATGTGATAATTATTGGACCCAATATGGAAACATCAATCAATATTAACAATTTGGCATTATGGGATCATCGGATGGTAACAACAAAATTTGATTATATAGCCTTTATACATGCATGTGTATCCACTTAATAATTCATGAGAATGGCAGTGACgacatacacataataaatttcgtgtttgacattttatttattagctacaattaaaaaataataatttttagtagttataaatatctatatatattaataaaaagtgtTTAAATTCTTATCAGTAGTAACTAATTGTTATTAAATTCAATATTGCTATAGTATTTAGGGACACTTCTTATCAttatgaaaattaatcaaatcacgtaattgaatattttttttgtttacgaGTAAGAAAGTGTGAAAAGGAATACTCTGAtactataaaataaagaaataaaagtttccttctataaaataaattacCATGAAATTAAAGTGAGTTTCTATTAATTAGTGGTTTATgtataaaacaataattttgatttgCTTATGTTCTATAAttgtaaaaagaaattaattaaacattataattttatattaaaaatatatcaaaataatattgatcAAACATATGGAAAGTTCCAAATACACAGACAAAAACAACAGcacataaaatgaatatttgttTTAGCGGTTATTATCTGGCAAAGAGCAATTGCGATTGCGATTTGCGAGGAGAAATTTTTCCGCGTGCTCTTCCTGATTCTGATATCAAGTGGATATATTGgtctgattattcaaatctaatcgtaatcaataattcaatcgtaaaaaaatatatatatattaatatcagACAAGTTTAAAATCCAAATGACATAAAGAAagtttctatgttttatttatatcgCACTATCATGAAATAATGTCGAGAGTCTGTCCTGTACTATCCTTCTGAACACAAGCATCAAAGTCACCTCCACAAAATTGGTTCAACACAAAATACGACTCTAATCCAAATCAAATAAGAAATAGATTATCttcctcaatattatattattatttttgtttcattcttattttcttatttcataatataaatcttttaaatattactttatataatttcatgtgataatttatttttttaaatataaaatttaattttaaataacataaattgcaagaaaatattatataatataaattaatggacaaattcaaataaaagtgaaatacaattataaaaacactcaatttttaaaattattacgtTGCTCCCATAAATACTATATTACTGCATTGGGAGTTCAGAATGAGCGTTTTTGTCCTTCAATTTTTCATGTCTAGCTAGAAGTTGTTCAAATATGACATTTTCATCTAcctccatttttattattggagTTGGAGCTTCTACGACATCTTGAAGTAGTGCATTGAGATCATGTTCATTCTCAATTATCATGTTATGCAGTATAAAACATGTAGTCATTATATCATGTAGCACTTCCTTTCTTCAAAAAATGTGACGACACTGTAAAAATTGGAAATCATGATTGCAAAACTCCGAATGCACGTTCAAAATCGTTTCGGCATGATTTTTGTTTCATCgcgaaataattattatgttatgattgtattttatcttgtattttaattattatcttatgtattgtattgttatcttgtatttaaattataatattatgtgttgtatttttaaattaaaattttcatcttatcattttacttttggattttttattgtgaaaagtaataataaaatcaagttATATTGTCAacgaaaattagaaaaaaataaaatactattaaTTCAGAATGAaagtagtatatattaaattatttttttcttaatacattcaaatgaagtatgaatattagatatttaattaacaacattatatttaaaataatatgttaattagaaagtaataaaaataataataaaatattcaaaaaataaaatagagaatatgAATACTAGTTCTCTaaatttggagaactactattcatctctttataaatgaaatataGAGAGTAATATAGAAAGAGATTGGAAAAaacattctctattttactcttcaaATATAGAGAAGGAAAGTAAAATATAGATGAGTTAGAGATGGTCTAAATGGTCAAAATCTAACCAAATATGTAATCTAGGTGAATAAGAGTCTATAGACATCGATATTTTCATAAACAGAACagactaaaaatttaaattaaaaaaatcaattttgacCCTGATGTCAAATCtagaaatttctttaaaattaatttacttatagataaaaaaaacttacatgACAAAATCAGCCAAATTTAGATCGTTAATCAATttccaaataaaagaaatacgTAAATTTCACTTTGGGATAAATCCctcatttttctcaatttaaaatattaatcccAATACCCTGTTCAAGAGGAGTTGAAAATATGCAATTAGCTGGATATAAGCGTATCTCACTTAGCAATATCAAAAAAACCTTTTGAGAAGTCTCCACAGTGATCCAATCCCATGCTCCCGTATCACGTTTTGAGCCTACACTCTAGACGTAAAAAAATCATTGCTGGTCCCAAGCAAAAACTTGATCAGACTTACTTACTCAGTGAAAGATTTTActcaacatatatatactttacaaaaatattaaactcaaatgcttaataaataattgagaATGTAAATATAATTCACTGTCAAAATGGCAACTCAATCTCAATTTAATTGGAAAGGAAAAGCAAAGACTCATGAACTAACATCAACTAATtttatctatgaagcctctaaacaaCTGAGATGGACGTCGGGACAAGATCAATGACATCCtaataaactataaatactGAAAGCAATAAAAAGGATCATCCGAAAAGAAAGGATACCCACCAATTGACTCTAAGTGCACAACTGTATCAACGATGCGCTAGATGCTGAACATGGTtacatgtgtctgcatcataatacgatgcagaccaactgacatcagtacattgaatgtacgagtatgcgaaaagaaaattaaacataacataagcttgaaaggaatctgaa
Proteins encoded in this region:
- the LOC101251891 gene encoding wound-induced protein 1, coding for MQILTGTAKFDNASFQFLHKTIDVFGSVVLVEGCDPTRSITWVHAWTVTDGVITQVREYFNTSLTVTRFRKKNQSDISSITPLHCPSVWESSLPNRVGKSVPGLVLAL